A window from Triticum aestivum cultivar Chinese Spring chromosome 6D, IWGSC CS RefSeq v2.1, whole genome shotgun sequence encodes these proteins:
- the LOC123145892 gene encoding F-box/LRR-repeat protein At3g26922 isoform X2, with protein sequence MDEPCVGTSMTEFARPDDVKSMTNFEIGRTCQCIPDPLISIPGPLSLSSAPWIPHGADRISCLPDAILRNIVARLPPKDAARTAVLASRWRPLWRSAPLVLIDTHLLPDYGARGPLIVGARYPRAVTDAVSRILATHPGPFRCVHLTCSVMDEHQDELESWLDILAAKGVQELVFVNRPWPIDLDLPATIFRCTSLVRLYLGFWRFPNTDGAIPRPAAFPNLRELFLSCTTVNEWDIAFMLEKSPVLELLMISGRPAFSTLHLASDSLRLKMSVPLSQT encoded by the exons ATGGACGAACCTTGCGTCGGGACTAGCATGACCGAGTTTGCGCGTCCCGACGACGTGAAGTCCATGACGAACTTCGAAATCGGGCGCACCTGCCAATGCATCCCGGATCCGCTCATCTCCATACCCGGCCCCCTCTCGCTCTCCAGCGCGCCGTGGATCCCCCATGGCGCCGACCGCATCAGCTGCTTACCCGACGCCATCCTCCGCAACATCGTCGCTCGGCTCCCCCCCAAGGACGCCGCGCGCACCGCCGTCCTCGCCTCGCgctggcgccccctctggcgctcgGCGCCGCTCGTTCTCATCGACACCCACCTGCTCCCGGACTACGGCGCGCGCGGGCCGCTCATCGTCGGCGCCCGCTATCCCCGCGCCGTCACCGATGCAGTTTCTCGCATCCTGGCGACGCACCCGGGGCCTTTCCGCTGCGTTCACCTCACCTGCTCGGTCATGGACGAGCACCAAGACGAGCTGGAGAGCTGGCTCGACATCCTCGCAGCCAAGGGCGTGCAGGAACTGGTCTTTGTGAACCGGCCGTGGCCGATTGATCTGGATCTCCCTGCCACGATTTTCCGGTGCACCTCTCTTGTCCGTCTGTATCTTGGGTTTTGGCGGTTTCCAAACACCGACGGCGCCATCCCACGCCCGGCTGCTTTTCCGAATCTTCGAGAGCTCTTCCTTTCCTGCACTACCGTGAATGAATGGGACATCGCCTTCATGCTTGAAAAAAGCCCTGTACTAGAGCTACTTATGATTTCCGGGCGCCCAGCTTTCTCCACTCTTCACCTTGCAAGCGACAGTTTGCG ACTGAAGATGAGTGTCCCACTCTCCCAAACGTGA
- the LOC123145892 gene encoding F-box/LRR-repeat protein At3g26922 isoform X1 has translation MDEPCVGTSMTEFARPDDVKSMTNFEIGRTCQCIPDPLISIPGPLSLSSAPWIPHGADRISCLPDAILRNIVARLPPKDAARTAVLASRWRPLWRSAPLVLIDTHLLPDYGARGPLIVGARYPRAVTDAVSRILATHPGPFRCVHLTCSVMDEHQDELESWLDILAAKGVQELVFVNRPWPIDLDLPATIFRCTSLVRLYLGFWRFPNTDGAIPRPAAFPNLRELFLSCTTVNEWDIAFMLEKSPVLELLMISGRPAFSTLHLASDSLRCVLIPVTFFDEIVVVNCPRLERLCQCAFVIPTKLTIGHAPKLCAFWDT, from the coding sequence ATGGACGAACCTTGCGTCGGGACTAGCATGACCGAGTTTGCGCGTCCCGACGACGTGAAGTCCATGACGAACTTCGAAATCGGGCGCACCTGCCAATGCATCCCGGATCCGCTCATCTCCATACCCGGCCCCCTCTCGCTCTCCAGCGCGCCGTGGATCCCCCATGGCGCCGACCGCATCAGCTGCTTACCCGACGCCATCCTCCGCAACATCGTCGCTCGGCTCCCCCCCAAGGACGCCGCGCGCACCGCCGTCCTCGCCTCGCgctggcgccccctctggcgctcgGCGCCGCTCGTTCTCATCGACACCCACCTGCTCCCGGACTACGGCGCGCGCGGGCCGCTCATCGTCGGCGCCCGCTATCCCCGCGCCGTCACCGATGCAGTTTCTCGCATCCTGGCGACGCACCCGGGGCCTTTCCGCTGCGTTCACCTCACCTGCTCGGTCATGGACGAGCACCAAGACGAGCTGGAGAGCTGGCTCGACATCCTCGCAGCCAAGGGCGTGCAGGAACTGGTCTTTGTGAACCGGCCGTGGCCGATTGATCTGGATCTCCCTGCCACGATTTTCCGGTGCACCTCTCTTGTCCGTCTGTATCTTGGGTTTTGGCGGTTTCCAAACACCGACGGCGCCATCCCACGCCCGGCTGCTTTTCCGAATCTTCGAGAGCTCTTCCTTTCCTGCACTACCGTGAATGAATGGGACATCGCCTTCATGCTTGAAAAAAGCCCTGTACTAGAGCTACTTATGATTTCCGGGCGCCCAGCTTTCTCCACTCTTCACCTTGCAAGCGACAGTTTGCGGTGCGTTTTGATTCCCGTGACTTTCTTTGATGAAATCGTTGTGGTCAACTGCCCACGCCTTGAGAGGCTATGCCAATGTGCATTTGTGATACCCACTAAGTTGACGATTGGCCATGCACCCAAATTGTGTGCATTTTGGGATACTTAA